The genomic stretch ATCCCATTTTTGGTACTCTTTGagctcctccttctcctcttCGAGGGTCTGTAGCCGATCCTCAATCGTCTTGAGATATTCACAAATTTTCTCCACCTTGCCATCGGTTTCGCGCAGCAAATTCAAAGATTCCTCTTTCCTTTCATCGTATACACGAGTTCCGGCCACTTCTCGTAATAATTTCAAGCGATAGGAATCCGCCGCAGTAGCcatttgattgattttacCCTGTTTCACAATATAATATGGATTGGAACTGGAGAAGCCAGCCGATTCCAATAAATTAACCACCTCATTGCGGGGTACAACCTTTTTGTTTAAGAAATACTGATCCTTTTTGGCGCCAATGACACGCCGCAGGAAGATCTCCTCTTTATCGATCTGTCGGAGAATATGTAACGTGACGGAATATATAGGGAACAAAATCCAACATCTATTGgcgaaattcaatttacttacCGGCACACGATTATCGGAGTTATCAAATATAATTTCCACATAAGCTGAAATTACCCGAGCTCCCGTGCCCTCATGCAGCAATGCCTGCCGCTGCTCTGGACGTAAATGGGTGAATTCATCGcttaaaacaaattgaatagctggaaaaacgaaacaaaagtaacaaaatcCGATATACTACTGTTCCTGCTTCTGGTTTACCATAAAAGAAATTGCTCTTTCCCGAGCCATTGCGTCCCACCACGACATTGTGACGCTTGTCGAATGGTTCCACCACTGTCTGATCCTTGTAACTCTTGAACCCTTGGATTATAATCTATATATAGCAAATAGAGATTATTTTCGATTAACTAAAGTTAAGGTAGTGGGGAAAATATGTTAGCCACCTGCTTGATGTGCATTTTAGCACAAATCCGCGCTCTTTTTGTTTACAACAaacactttatttttttttttgctaagtTCGATAGTCAATTACGATAATTATCAGAGAAATATTCTCGTTATCGACATTATCGGAGCAGACATTATCGTTATCGGCATTATCGGAGCAAAAGATATCGTTATCAACATTATCGGAGCAATACTATAATTCACTAGCGCCATCTACCAACCAATATCGCAAAATTCATTAGTCAcagaataaataataaattttggtTGTGGCTATTACTGCTTGACAAAATTAATTACAACAACTCTTAGTGCTCGCAAATGGCCAAAATAATAGGAATATTATATATGAAAAGTATCGGTAAGAAATCGTTTAGTGTCATGTGGGAATAGGCTGTTTCTCTTGAAAAATTCTAGTGTGGCCCTTGTCCGGCAGTGGAATAaatctataatttttttctctctcataCTCTCTTTAAGTTTGCTGACCCACTAACTAGTAAACCTAAagattataaataaaatcagtttcTGAATAGTTTGTACCTGTTTGATATGTACAGACAGAGTACGATGCCACCGGGAAAGCGAAAGAAAACCGTTGAAATTGAGCTGCCCTGCGGCTGGGACGGCTGCCTAACGATCTGCCGCGGTGAATGGGATCTTAATAGTCATATAACCAATCATTTGATCAATTTGACTGCAAATGGCGATGGCGGCAACTACATTTGCTCATGGTCGGAGTGCGATTTCCGAACAACAAATCTGGAGGAGTTCGAGAGGCATGCATACTACCATGGCTACTACAGCCATTTGCTTATCCAGGGCAAACTGGAGTGTGATCTTCACCCAGAGATACCCGCATGCTGTGCCCCCGGACGTTTGGGTAACAAGCTGCCGGATCTAATGCAAAATTTTTTATGCGGCTGGACAGACTGCCAGAGGCAATTCGTCTCCATTGTAGAGTTCCAGGATCATATTGTGCAACACGCCTCGTTCGAGTATGAGATACAAAAGTCCCCGGACGATGAGCGTCCCAAAATCCAATGCAATTGGCAGCTCTGTAACAAGCAACTGGAGAACAAATATCGGCTCATTGAGCACATTAGTACCCACTCAAACAAGAAGCAGGTGGCCTGTCATCATTGCGGTGAGCTATTCCGCACCAAGACCACACTTTTTGATCATTTGCGTCGCCAGCCGGATAATAATAGTAAGAGTGCCACTGAAATGAGTTCTCAATTGTCTATGATTTACTCTGATGTAACCCATTCAAtcactatatgtatatattgctTGCAGCCCATAAATATCAATGCGCACAGTGTTTCAAATTCTTTGCAACGGAGAAGTTGCTACGCAGTCATGCTGTCCGTCATGTGAATTGCTTTAAGTGCACCATGTGCGATATGACATGCAGCACGGCTGGTTCCCTTACCACCCACATCCGTTATCGCCATCTAAAGGATAAGCCATTCAAATGTAGCGAATGCGATACTCGATGTGTCCGCGAATCGGATCTGGTCAAGCATAAGCAGATTGTACACTGTAAGAAGCAGCAGTGCGATCAGCCGGGATGTCAGTACTCGGTGCGAACTCACACAGGGATGCGTAGagtaaatatatatctttGAAAAAAGAGACCAAACATCATGTCATTGTATCATATTTAACGCAAATGTGTTTTCTTAGCATTTTTTAGAGGTTCATGGCAACAATCCAATATTTTATGCTTGCCATTGCTGTGAGCGTTATTTCAAGTCTGGAAAATCGCTATCCGTACATCTGATCAAGAAGCATGGCTTCCGTTTGCCATCGGGACATAAGCGCTTCACCTATAATGTGGATGAGAATGGCTTCTATCGTTTGGAGACCACTCGAATAGAGAGTCTTGAGGTTACACAGCAGATACTTTCAATGCAATCGGAGGCCAGGGAGGACGAAGATGAGGATGATAAGCCCAAAACGACTGGAAGCTGCTATGAAATTGTTAATCCAATAAATGCCGAATATGAACGAATCATTGTGTCGAGTGACCCAAATGAGGCTGAATTCATTGGTGAGGT from Drosophila willistoni isolate 14030-0811.24 unplaced genomic scaffold, UCI_dwil_1.1 Seg143.1, whole genome shotgun sequence encodes the following:
- the LOC6648383 gene encoding histone H4 transcription factor, with the protein product MYRQSTMPPGKRKKTVEIELPCGWDGCLTICRGEWDLNSHITNHLINLTANGDGGNYICSWSECDFRTTNLEEFERHAYYHGYYSHLLIQGKLECDLHPEIPACCAPGRLGNKLPDLMQNFLCGWTDCQRQFVSIVEFQDHIVQHASFEYEIQKSPDDERPKIQCNWQLCNKQLENKYRLIEHISTHSNKKQVACHHCGELFRTKTTLFDHLRRQPDNNTHKYQCAQCFKFFATEKLLRSHAVRHVNCFKCTMCDMTCSTAGSLTTHIRYRHLKDKPFKCSECDTRCVRESDLVKHKQIVHCKKQQCDQPGCQYSVRTHTGMRRHFLEVHGNNPIFYACHCCERYFKSGKSLSVHLIKKHGFRLPSGHKRFTYNVDENGFYRLETTRIESLEVTQQILSMQSEAREDEDEDDKPKTTGSCYEIVNPINAEYERIIVSSDPNEAEFIGEVIISLPTL